A stretch of DNA from Perognathus longimembris pacificus isolate PPM17 chromosome 14, ASM2315922v1, whole genome shotgun sequence:
cacttgagccacagtgccacatccagctttttcagcgtatgtggtgctgaggagtcgaacccagggcttcctgcatgctaggcgagcatctaccactaagccaccttcccagccccagctaaTTCTTATGCATGCTGAAGCTCCGCATCACTGGGCTTGGTTCAAAGAATAAATGAAGAGGACAGGTCCTCTACTGTAAATTTCCCAAACTACTTTGCCCCGTATGTTTCAAAGTTGTAAACCCTAAGTTCTGCGAATGGCAGTTCTCTTAAAGAACCAGTTTAACTTGTGTAACAAGAATGAAGGAATCTCAGAATGTTCTGGGTCCTTTGAAAAGACTAGAGAAAAAGGCCTTGGTAAGCCCCTCCTCAATATCATCTTCGTTCACCCATCTTTTACCTtagtctagttttctttttcctttttattatcttcagttgcacaaaggggttttaattcaacgtGTCAATCTGTGGGGATAATGCGTCGTGATCAATGTCacgccctccctctccctctcccccccccccccccgtctagTTTTAACCTGAGCAGAGAGACTGTCTGTCTGCACATGGACAGCTCCGGAGATGGGGACACCAGTTCACCGGTTCACGTGAGTTCTGCAGCCGCTTCCGGACGTGGCTGCGGGGCGGAGCCGCCTGCGGGGTCCCGGCCTGCGGGGTCCcggcgcgcggggccggccgcCTCCCGCCCACCCCCGGCCGCGGCCCCCCTTCCGTCCCAGACTCAAGCTGAGCTCTCGTTTCCCTGGAAAACGGGGTGGGCTCGAACTCGTCTCCAGAGTGGAATAAATGACCCTCTCGACGATGTCTAGTGAAACACAAGATGTCCAGTGACTCCGCGTTCTGCTTGGCGCTTCCGTCTTCCTGAAAATGGGTTTCTGCCCCGCACTTGGGGTGCAGACCGCGCAGCCCTGGTGGGAGCCCCTCAGTCTCCACGGGCGCCCCGCCGTCCCGCCCGACCGGAGTAGGCGGGAAGGGCGGGCgccgccgggggaggggggctgggggcccgGGAGCTCCGCGAGCCCAGGGGGGTCTGACGGCGGCGCCGGCGAGGGCCCCCGCCCGGTCCTCCCGGCGTGGGCCCGGGGTGAGCGTCCCGCGCCGGAGCCCCGGGGTCCCCTCCGCCGGGCCGCCGGAgcgcggggtgggggcggccccggctcccccccgcccccggcccggcccggccccgggccccgccccgggcccccgcccccTTTGTTACCCGCGGCCGCCCCGGGTCAGCTGGTGCCGGCGTCAGGCGAAGGAGGCGGACGGGCGGGCTCGCGCGACCCGGCCCGGCTGGCTCGCTATGGCTGACGACCTGGAGCAGCAGTGAGTTCACCCGCCCCTTCCTCTCGCCCTCTCCCGCCTCCGCGCGCCGTCCCCCGGGGCTGCGGGCGGCCTCCCGCCTTCCCGCGCGCGGGCCGGCTTCCCGGGagggcgcgcggcgggcgggcgctcGCAGCCCGGGGGCCCGGCTCGGCTCCGGCTGAGGCACCCGGGGAGCGCCCGCCCGCGCGCCTCCCCGCGCGCCTCCCCGGGCGATGGCGCGGGCCGCGGACGGGGCCGGCTCCCCGCGCTCCCTCGGCCCCCGGCGCCTCGCCGTGGGCGCTCCCGTCCGCGCGGGCCCCGGGGAGCGGCGGGGGCGTCGGCCCCGGCGCCGCGCTCGGGAGCCACCTgtgggcggggcggccgcggggccgcgggcgCGGGGAAAGTTGCCCCGGGGAAGAATGACTCAGCTTCGGCCTCGCCCGGGTGCCGCGGGAACagggccggcccggccccggtACCCGACCTCCCGCCCGGCGGAGCCGTGACGGGGGCCCGCGTGCGCGCGTCCTCAGGGCCGCGGGCCACCCCGCCCCGCTTCGCAGACCCGGGGATAGCCGCCCGTGAAAGGGCGGCGCCGTGACGCGATCGGCGGCGCCGAGGACGAGTCCCCACCCGGCTCTCAGCCTGGCCTCCACCGGGCGGAGGGCACGGCGGCGGGGCTCTGGGCTCCTCCGGCTCGTTGCAGCCCTCCTCTCCCTAACCGAGTCGAGCAGGGGCCCTGCGGCTCGGCCCCGCTTCCTGTGCTCCCCACTAACAGTGAAGAAGGAAAGCCAGCCTCGCCCGAGGGGGAGCTCACCGGCCTCCCCGCCTGCCGCGCTGGTCCTGGGAGAGCGGTTCTCTGAGCTCTCCTTTGGGCAGCTGCTGGCAAGTGTGGAGTTTGGGAGGTCGTCGTCTGACTTGTCCCAGTCTCCATGATAGGCACACAAAGTCTGTCCAAGTTCTTCATCTCCATGCCTCTAGCCAACAAGCCACTCCAGTGGAATGCTTACAAGGGCTCTGAATGTCCCTCGAAGAGACCAACTAAAGCCCTCAGTGGCACAGCACTCCCCATGGTAGCAAATGCTCTGAGTTGCTACTTGCAAGTCAGTGAGAATATACCCAGGTTGTGATTTGGCTGAGGGAAAGGACTGTTTATTAAGAGCTtatcttggggggctggggatgtggcttagtggtagcatgcctgaagccctgggttcgattcctcagttccacattgtggctcaagtggtagagtgctagcccgcagcaaaaaagctcagggatagttcccatgccctgagttcaagccccaggactggcaaaaaaaaaaaaaaaaaaaaaagcttatcttGGGATTGGGATAGGTATTAGTCTATGTACTTTAGTTTTTAATTCAGTGCCTCGAATCTGCTAAACAAGTACTTGCTGGaacacttgaactatgcctctgtTCCTtgtttgtttcagttatttttcaggtagaatctCCACGTCTTTGccatggctggccttgaactgtggtcctctacCTATGCTTCCCACTTGAAATCATAAGCATATACTTTTTGCCCTACTTGTTATTGGAACACTGGTCTTCTAGCCTTAAAGCACACCTTTCAGAAAACAGGAACAAGTAAAAATGCGATTATATATGTAAGAGTTTGTGCATGGCCTGGAAAAGCTGATGCTCGAAGATCCAGAGAGAGAGTACTTAGAAACTCAGATTTTAGAACGGGTTCTACTTCCTGCTCATGTCTAACTTGCTCTATGACTTCTCTAGGCATCCATTTGCTGACTTGTAGAAAAGTAAAGCtgagcttggtgccagtggctcgcctgtaaagctactcaagaggctgagatcggagaatcaccgttcaaagacagcccaggcagggaagtccttgagaatcttatctccagttaaccagcaaaaagcctgaagtgaaactggctcaagtggtggagtgccaatcttgagtgcaaaagttaagagacagtgaCTGGgtactaaattcaagccccagtactttttttgggggggagggaaacaaaagaaggaggagggaaaggaggaggaaggtgaaaaaggaaggaaaaaagctgAACTAGATGACTTCTAAGGAAACATTCTAATCTAGCATTTTCTGCTTCAAACAATGCAAAAGGGTGTCTAGTGTGCAGAGGGGTTGGTAATGGTTTCCCCATGGAATACCTCTGCCTTGATGATACTAACATCACAGGCCATTCCTGCAGCTGTCGGCACCTGTCCTCTTATCCCCCCTTATTCACCCACAGAGAGtccaagaggagagaaaagaaagaataaaaactgtaACTCATTGAGTATCTAATTGTGGTAGCCATCTACTGAGGTCCCTTACATATCTAAATGCATAAAGTTGGGCCAAAGCGAGTCTCGCTTTGTAGTAGATAGTAATGCCCTTGAGCTCCAGAAGTTTTCTTTATTCCAAAGATGACGATTTAACACCTATTCTGCACTGATTGAGGTTTTGGGGTTTGAAGGAGAAAATGGGATGGATCCATTTTTACTGTGTTCCTAAGGAGGGAAGGACACAGGCTAGCTTTGTACTTATTTTCCAGTCTGGAAAACAAAGGTTAAAGGTAGCTGTATCCTGTCAGTGAATCACACCTGGACTTGAACCTGGGTCTGACATCCAGTTCTCTGCCTGCCCCATTGCTGTGTTTGGGTTGGACTGATTGGTTACCTGAAGGCCCAGTTGGCACTGGCACCACACAGCATACTTCTAGAGGCTTGGAAGAAGGCCAGGAGAGCAGGGGGTATGGGAATTTATCTGTTCTGTCCCAAAGGAACAGCTTGTCCtagagatgattttttaaaaatgcaactaTTGGTTAAAAGttgctttctctcctctttaATCTCTTGGAACATAAACCGATAGCCAGTAACAAAGGAGGAATGGCAAATAAGATACTAAATATGAAAAAGGTTTGTAAAAGGTGTTGAATACATGGTGTTCTAAATATCTGCTGAAACAAGGGACACATTGTTGATAGCCATTTGCCAGAGAAGAGTAACAAACTATCAGGCAGTGAGGTTATTACTGTGGCCTCCATGGGCTGGCTTCCTGAGACTGGGAAACACTCTGTTCCCTGAAAATTCTTGTAGCCATCAGCAAAGCAAAGCACCTGTTTCCTTTCCAGTGTTGCCAATAAGCATCTCTGTATCTCCCTGTTCCAGGCCTCAAGGCTGGCTGAGTAGCTGGCTGCCCACTTGGCGCCCCACTTCTATGTCTCAATTGAAGAATGTGGAAGCCAAGATCCTTCAGTGTAAGTAGAGGAGCCTTTACCTCTCAATCAGTCTAAGAAGAATCCAGGATCTTCCCAGAGTTGGGTACACTGAGCCCACTGATTCCTGATTAAACATGTGTAGGATGGGGAAAAGATCCATCAGTGACTTGAGAGAAAATTCAAATGGGGGACACCACATTCCTTAGTAGCTTCTCCCTAGCCATCTGTTAGATCTTGTCACATCCTATAGCTTCACCTCAAACTCTATACATACTGATGtttacacacacatttttccctctccctttcctcttttccacccatctcttcttcctgtgctctttctctctctctctctttctctctccatctccatctccatcttttGCTCTCACTTTCTTTTATGCTGGTATCTCTTTTGtgctgctctttctctctcttgttggtactggggcttgaactcagtacctgtgtGATATCCAttagtttttcattcaaggttggtgctctactacttgagccacagcttcactccaaatttttgatggctaattggagataaaagtctcacagactttcctgcccaggctttcatTGAACTACAATCATTAGctatcagcctcttaagtagttaggattataggtaggaacCACCATGCCAGGCTCTCCTCTCTTCCAAACACATAGTTAAGCTCTTCTTCATCTCCTACCTTCTGACCCAAGGACCACCAGTCCTCCATTCTCTAATATTGCTGGCTCCTGTGTCCTACATCATCTTGGCCCATAACTCCTTGGTTACCAAGCAAACTTTGGAACTCACACCTACTGGCTCTCATGTGCAGTGTTACATAGGTACAAGATATCCCATGGCAGTAGCCACTGGCTCAAACAAGACCTGTGGGCCTCTTATCTTATCCTTCTCTTATCCTTCCTCTACAATCTTCCCTCCCTGCCCTAGTCATAGCTACCTTCTCTTTGGACCTGAGGAAGTATAGCCACAGAACAACCAGGGATTTCATGCCTCTGTCCAGGCCCCAGGCAGCTCTGTTTGATTTCTGGCCTACCTCAAGAGGCCTACCTAAGAGGAATAAGCTAAAGTCTCCGTCTATTCCGGACTAGACCCTGGTTCTGTTCACACACAGGGCAAGAGCAGTGCTGTAAGAGCATGTAGTGTCAGGGTATTATTGTTACCTCAAGTCCTGAGGGAGCTGAGCACACAGGCTACAGAGAGATGGTACCTATGGACTAAATGCTCTGCAAGTTGTGCTTGGATTTGCATTCTTTAGGTCATgttgtataaaagaaaaaatattctgacATTTATTTAATCCAAAAGTCTATTCAAGTCTACTGCAATGGGAAGAGAGATCTGACTTCTGAATACTAAAAGGATAATTGGGGATTTATAACTAAGGGGCAGGAAAATGGGGGCCAATGGATGGAAAATTACTAACTAGAAATATCAAATACCAGGGAGTTTTTTATTAAACTGACTTAAGATTCTTGCTAAAGGAAGATCAAGGACTTAAACTTCAAAGGTAGAGGATGAAGAATTTGATTAGATAAAAAGGGCAAGGAGAAGCTGGCTGGTGGTggctctcatctataatcctagctactcagaaggctgagacccaaggatcatgatttgaaaccagtttgggcaggaaagtccatgagactcatctccaattagccatcaaaaagacAGACaatgagctatggctcaaatagtagtgcccagccttgagtgaaaaagctgaaggacagtgcccatgccctgaattcaagccccagtactagcataaacaagcaaacaaataagtacataaatatgAGGAGATTCTTAATAATCTGACTTAGCAGGACTCTTGCTAAAATGATGCTGGGCAGGCTGAAGAAAGAATGGGGGCCAAGATCAAGAAGAGGTCAGTGGGGCATCAGTGGCCCacaccgataatcctagctactcaggaggctgacataggaggatcacaatttgaagccagcctgagcaggaaagtccatgaaacacttatctccaattaatcacccaaagtgccaaaagtggagctgtggctcaagtggtagagcattagcattgagcacaaaagcctgggacagggctcaggcccagagttcaagccccaggtccaccaagaagaaagagaaggaaaagaatgaagaaggaggagaaggaagaagagtaaaAGGAGCTAGCTGAGGAAGGTTGTAAAGGGTCCAAGAATGTAGaaaagatgggggtggggtggagaacaaaacaaaacatggcctTATTGATTTACCCTGTGATTCCTCTATCCTCAGGTCTCCAGAACAAGTTTCTGGCCCGCTATGTATCCCTTCCAAATCAGAACAAGATCTGGACAGTAACTGTGAGCCCAGAGCAAAAGGACCGTACCCCTCTGGTGATGGTGCATGGCTTTGGGGGCGGCGTGGGCCTCTGGATCCTCAACATGGATTCCCTGAGTGCCCGCCGCACCCTGCACACCTTTGATCTGCTCGGCTTCGGTcgaagctcaaggccagcatttccAAGGGACCCAGAGGGGGCTGAAGATGAGTTTGTGACCTCGATAGAAACATGGCGGGAGACGATGGGAATCCCCAGCATGATCCTTCTGGGGCACAGCTTAGGAGGATTTCTGGCTACTTCTTACTCTATCAAGTACCCCGAAAGGTAAAAAGGACGGACCCACCCTCTTCCTTGTGATTCCTAGCTTGCTAGGAAGCTTCCAGAATTCATTTCTAATAGTTCTCTCCttccaagtaaataaatacaacatgttctcctttctcctcctttgatGCAGAGTTAAACATCTTATATTGGTGGACCCCTGGGGGTTTCCCTTGAGACCAACTGACCCCAGTGAGATCCGTGCACCTCCAACCTGGGTCAAGGCTGTGGCATCTGTCCTGGGGCGTTCGAATCCATTGGCTGTCCTTCGAGTTGCTGGGCCCTGGGGTGAGTAGTCTGCAaataaggaaatttttttttttttttttttggccagtcctgggccttggactcagggcctgagcactgtccctggcttctttttgctcaaagctagcactctaccacttgagccacagcgccacttctggccattttctgtatatgtggtgctgggaattgaacccagggcttcatgtatacgaggcgagctctcttgccactaggccatatccccagccccaaataaggAAATTCTTAAACCAAGGTTGTCCCAGTCAACCAAGCTCCACGACACATCGTCTCCCACTTTCCCTATTTATTCATAATGAGTGTGCTGGGCCTACCATTATCACTTAAAGTTATTAGATCTGGACCCAGTGTCTTGGTTTAGGGTCCCAGAAAGGTTATTTTTCCTTAGTCTGCATGAAAAAAATTTTCCTGTGCAAGGAACAAGTAGGGCAGAATAGCTAGCCCGTATCTTGGCAGACCCCCAGAAAGAGCAGGGTGCTGGGAGGTGACTTTCTGCTGCCCAGGTGGGTCTGTGTGACAGCCTATTCCCACCACTCAGCCAGCACCTGCAGCAAGGGGCCTCAGAACCTGAGCCTCCATCACAACCCACAGTGGCAGGCCCTCCGAACCAGGCACTGCTCGAGGAAGACACCAGTTCTTATCTGTTCTGGGTTACTTCACAGGAAGTCATAGTCAGCAAATCCTTTGAGCGATACAGAGGGAAGGCAGAGGACCTTCTGGAGCTATCCAGATCACATTCCAACCACTGTGGAGggaatgaaaaggaaataaaaaacaggtTCCCTTTGTTGAAAAGATGGGTGACTCCTCTTTTATACTGATGGCTAATGCTTATAAAGGCCAATGCTCAATATTATGAGTTAGTTACTAATGGCTGCATAGAAGTTACTAATGGTTGCATGTGGCCCTTCAAAaccgtcagtggctcatgcctgtaatcctagctactcaggaggctgagatctgaggattgctgtttagtCAGCTCatgcagaagagtctgtgagactcttatctctaattaaccacgaaaatcctggaagtggaggtgtggttcaagcggtagagcaccagacatgagaaaaaaaactgaaggacAAGGGGGGGCAGTGAATATGTTGAAGTGAtggcacagatcaagatgcactgtgtacaCACACcaccttgttaaatggcaaagaaaATGGATAacctaagaatttttaaaaaatgagagaagggtggatgagaatgttgaaaagggggacactgatcaagatgcactgtttacataaactgctttgttgaatggcaactcctttgtaaactactaaaagataataaaaatattcaagaaaaattaaaaaaagaagaaaaactaagggacagcacctaggccctgttcaagtcccagtaccaacacacacacacacacacacacatacacacacacacacacacacacacacacaaatggctccaagtggggagggggtggaatgAGCATTTGAACAGAAGGGAGGAGTTTAAGAGTTCTGGAAGAATCTAGTAGGAGTCACAGGTGCCAAAAAGGAGCAAGTGGAAAGAGGATTGCGGCAGGGTCCCCAGTCCTGTGGATTCCAGCAGACTCTATATCCTTTTCCGAGAGTCCCCTGCCCTAACCACGCTCCCTTTTTCTGGCTTTAACTCTGGCCAGACCCGTGCAAAGGCATCAGCGCTGTTATGGTTGAGTGATTGGCCACTGACCGTGGATGGCCATgccaggaaggagggcaggacTGGTGGACAGTTTCACTGTGCCTCCCTCCCACTTCTCACAGAAGGGAAGAAattagaagggaaagagagagaaattgatcaGTAGACCCAATTTTCCCAGCCTGTTTTGGGGTTCCCTACTGCTTGTATAACATATACAATAAAGAAAGGTGAAAGAAGCAGATTGTTCTAACTCAGAGTACTGAGGCTGGGACACTAGTGCTGCTAAGTCACTCTCCACATATTCTGTTACAGACCTGAAAATGAGAGGGCTCTTGGGAAGTGGTACAGTTTCATCTGCTACCCTCAGAAGATGAAAAGGCTTTTAAGGgtccaagagagaaagagaacctaGCACAGATGGTAAAAGGAAAGTATCTCATCCGCAAGCTAGTGGATGGGACTTCACTGAGCTGGAAATAATCTGTTCTTCTGATATTAGTTGGTCTCTGTTTCTTTGGTAACCAGTCTGTCATTCAAAGTCGTCTGGAGCTTCCTATCTGACTTCCACACTTTCTTCTCTCTAATGTTAAATGCATGAAGCAGGCAGGGCACTTGTggttaattctagctactcaggaggctgagatctgaggatcgtgattcttatctccaccgaaccaccaaaaagccagaagtggtgctgtagctcaaagtagtagagcactagccttgagtaaaaaagctaagggacagcacagcaggccctgagttcaagccttaggactagcacacacacacacacacacacacacacacacacacacacacacaaattcataaaGCAAATAAACCCTTAGGAAAAATAATATGTGATTATGTTTGTTTAAACATACACAGACAGGAATCTTTTCCACAGGACCCAAACTGTCTACTCTGTTTTTGTCACCTCCTAGGGCCTGGCCTGGTACAGCGATTTCGGCCTGACTTCAAGCGCAAGTTTGCAGACTTCTTTGAAGATGACACCATATCAGAATACATCTACCACTGCAATGCACAGAACCCCAGGTGAGAGCGCTTGGGGCCAGTGGGGAGGATGCTTCAGAGACAAAACTCGGGAGAGCACCGCCACCAGCACAGATTATTCCTGGAGTTCCCTGGAGATGGACATCGACTATGGAGAAGATAATAGATTAATTAAACCTATTGTCCATCTCTAGAGGAAGGCCCTCCCTCTTCCCTAGAGATAAACAGTTGGCCTGAGAAGCCTATGGGAAAAtcccttttaaaaattctttttactttttacagAAAACATAATGCAAtatgctttttggtgtttttttttaaaacaggcatACATAagctttttcatttactttttttttttttttttgccagtcctggggcttggactcagggcctgagcactgtccctggcttctttttgctcaaggctagcactctgccacttgagccacagcgccacttctggccattttctgtatatgtggtgctggggaatcgaacccagggcctcacgtatatgaggcaggcactcttgccactaggccatatccccagccctcatttactttttttattaGCTATATGGGGAAGGATTTCATTACGACAGTTCTCCAAATGTTATATAtggtttttttagtttgttttgttatgtgtggggagaggggagctgTATGCCAGTCttcgggcttgaactgagggccttagtgatgtctctgagctttattttgctcaagactaatgctctaccaattgagccacagttccgctttcaggttttttattttgggtggttaattggaggtaagagtctcacagtttcttttctgcccaggctgacttcaaaccatgattgttatatctcagcctcctgagtagctaggattacaggctatcAGTGCCTGGCAATGCATGGTATCTTTTAAAAGGCAAAGAGAGAAGTCTTCCCCTTATACCAACCTGCAGTTCTCAAGGGTCCTCATTATTTTCAAATGTCTCCTCTGGCATTGCTTCAGAGAACCTCCTTGCATAAATTCGTtagtgtgtgctcacacacacagttCCTATAAGTCGAATCACTCCGTATAAGAACCTGGATGTAACTCAATTTTGTGCACTTTGACATAACTACCACTGTGGCAGAAATCCCTTTGCTTCTTTCTGAGGTGTGACAGTGTCCGCGAACCTGGGATGTTCCTCTCCCTGGCTACTCACACCACAGGCCCTGCAGGCTTGCTGGCTGAGTCCTGGCAGTGTTGACCGCAGGGGAAAGCCAGGGAGGTCATCTTTCCCTATAGCAGCACTCCGTGAGACGGAGGCTGGGTCTGCAGTGTTGACACCTTCTAGAGGCTTCACTCTGAGCTGTAGGAGCCAGAAGCACTGCCTCGCCTCCTCACCTCTGTCCAGGTCACCCATGTGAACCCAAAGTTGTGAATAAGGCAGGGAGTGGCCTTCCAATACTCTCAGCATTGTCTTGAACCAGTGCAACTTTTAGGCAGTGTGGGAACTCAGCGAATGGGAAGTTCTGGTTGAGCAATGCCATAGAAACTTTCAGCAGTGAAATCAGGCAGCCCTAGCTTCCTGATCTGGGCTCCTATCAGGCCCACATGAGGTCCCACTGGCTCAGCATGGGCCCTTCCTCAGAATCTGTCCCGTTCTAGACAGTTATATAGAATGATGACCTCCCAGTTTAAACCACAGAGTATATCATCTTGCTACTGACTTATGTCCTGGATAAAGTAGAAATGATAGAGGATAACTAGCTTCCATTCATTCACCCCAATACCATCATTTACATTTACAactccctgagtttttgttgttgtctttgtgccagtcttgagaccgaactgaacttgaactcagggtctgagcactgtccttcagctttttttttgctcaccactagtgctctatcccttgagccacagttcttctgctggctttttggtggttaattggagatgagagtctcatagtctttccttgatgggctggctttggacggtgatcctcagatctcagcctcctgagtagctaggattacaggacgaGCTTCTGGCACACAGCTCATCTACCAGTTATAACTGAAACACTCATGGCAATGCTGATCAATCCATCAGAAAACAAGGAATCTTGCCAAAGGAAAAATGTTCAATTAGAACCGACTTCACTTCACCTAAACTTGGGAGCTTCATATGTATTGTCATTCTGCTAAGTATGACCTAATGCAATGAGCATAACCTctggagataagaaaaataaagtatattccTCTGATTACATGATTTActaagaaaacagccagaatttGAATTCAAGTCTATCTGACACCAAAATCCATGATTTATCATGGATTTATCATGTTCAATGTCTTAAGGAAAAGTTTTCAGCTTCTGGGAGTCTAGGCAAAATAACTACACTGAACAATGAAGCGTAGAAGCGGCCATATTTCCATCCTCCCCTAACTCACTCTTAAGCTATAGACTGATCTGGAAAGCTGGCCCCTGCCCCAGACTTACGGATACCTTCCTCGTGGCCTCAATGCATTCTGCCTAAGGAGTTAACCAAGAAGGAAAGCACATGAACTGGTATTGTTGCTTCTCTCTTAGCAGGAGCTGCTGCTCGCCCCGTCCTCATAAGGCTGATTTGTAACCCCGAGTCTGGTCCTTTTCACTGCTCTAGTTCTCACTCTTCAAGGTTCGCCTCAAATgaattctccctccccctccagcagGCTAGCTCCTAATCCATAGCCCTCATTACCCTTTTGTTCTCAAGAAGTTTTACACAAATGCTTAATCCTGTGATCTCATCATTTAACACCTAAATATGTGCTG
This window harbors:
- the Abhd4 gene encoding (Lyso)-N-acylphosphatidylethanolamine lipase isoform X1, encoding MADDLEQQPQGWLSSWLPTWRPTSMSQLKNVEAKILQCLQNKFLARYVSLPNQNKIWTVTVSPEQKDRTPLVMVHGFGGGVGLWILNMDSLSARRTLHTFDLLGFGRSSRPAFPRDPEGAEDEFVTSIETWRETMGIPSMILLGHSLGGFLATSYSIKYPERVKHLILVDPWGFPLRPTDPSEIRAPPTWVKAVASVLGRSNPLAVLRVAGPWGPGLVQRFRPDFKRKFADFFEDDTISEYIYHCNAQNPSGETAFKAMMESFGWARRPMLERIHLIRKDVPITMIYGANTWIDTSTGKKVKMQRPDSYVRDMEIEGASHHVYADQPHIFNAVVEEICDSVD
- the Abhd4 gene encoding (Lyso)-N-acylphosphatidylethanolamine lipase isoform X2, with protein sequence MSQLKNVEAKILQCLQNKFLARYVSLPNQNKIWTVTVSPEQKDRTPLVMVHGFGGGVGLWILNMDSLSARRTLHTFDLLGFGRSSRPAFPRDPEGAEDEFVTSIETWRETMGIPSMILLGHSLGGFLATSYSIKYPERVKHLILVDPWGFPLRPTDPSEIRAPPTWVKAVASVLGRSNPLAVLRVAGPWGPGLVQRFRPDFKRKFADFFEDDTISEYIYHCNAQNPSGETAFKAMMESFGWARRPMLERIHLIRKDVPITMIYGANTWIDTSTGKKVKMQRPDSYVRDMEIEGASHHVYADQPHIFNAVVEEICDSVD